The sequence below is a genomic window from Dictyostelium discoideum AX4 chromosome 5 chromosome, whole genome shotgun sequence.
TCCTTTTCAAACATTAATGTATTTGTAATGAATTGATTGAAATTTCTCAATAGCCTAGCATCCtcttgaaaattatttaaatgattctgTACCCAATAACCCATTAAATCAATGACACGCTCTTGAATACGtggtttaattgtttttttaaattgtgcCAACTCTAATGCACTTGCATGAATTGGTGGTTCAATATGATATCTTACACAAagtaattgaaataattcaattggtttaataaatgattgatAAGTTGAAAAGAAGTATCTTGAAAATTCATTCTCTGTATAATCGAAATTACAAAGATGTTCAATTAACTTTGGCACTGTAGCCGCTTTAATCAAACCATcttgataaattatatttacatCTTGAATATCTGGTTCTTCAAATCCATACAATGATCCCAATCTACCGccaataattttcaatttttttaatgatttttgtttttctaatttaaaatcaattgaatttaaattaccactactactattttgatcattatcaatttcacctaaaaaattaatttccttcaattcttttaattcttttaactcttttaattttctatCTTCTTCATCAGAATTATCTTGATATGAAGttataccaccaccaccaccaccaccactaatCGTTGATTCTAAATCtgttaattctttaatatctttatgttcttttataaaatttctttGTGAATTTATACGTTCTTTAAAACCATTTAATGGTGATGTTGAATTACTATGATGACTTGATAATGTACcatggttattattattattattattgttattattactactattaattaatggattactattactttttattaaaataccACTATTATTTCTAATTAAAATTGCACTATTACTTTTAACTAAaccactattactattacttctactaatttgattattaattaataataaaagtactTTTGAAACTAATTCAtaccaaatatttaaaattctacGTGATTTATACCAACGTTGAATTTTAATTGCACTTTGAATTACTTTTGCAGTTTGATTTgcaattattatatttttttgaactTTATTATGTTCAATTAATGTGTAAACTACATTCCTAAAtctaaattgttttttccaAACTttataatgaatttgaattgtACGTGCACAAACATCACGACGTACTATTAAATCTGCTGATAAAATTCTCATTAATGATTGTTGATCAGCTTGTAAAATTTTCGAGGGTAATGGATTACCACTTAGGTTAATTGAATCCAATGATTTCGATAATACAGCCAACTGACATGGTATCATGGTCAATCTATTATGATGTAGTAATAGGTGATTCAAATTCACAAGATAACACATCTCCATTGGTAATTGCTCAATTTGATTATACTGTAAATAGAATTTCctaagattttttaaatttttaatttctttaggTATAGATTgtaaactattattactaaaacTCAACTCTGTCAATGACGTACAACCACATAATGCCAGTGGGAAATCTTGGAACCCGTTATCCCAGAGTGACAATGTCGTCAATGATTTCAATTGACTGAATGAGTCAGGCAGGCTTGTTAAATGGTTTGAACgtagatttaaatttgataatgtcGATAATCTGCCAAACAAATCTGGTAACACCGTCAACCTATTGGCAAACAGTGTCAATGCCGTCAGTGATGGTGATAGTGAAAAGTCGttgaaaatatattcaaTCTGGTTTTGACCAACATTTAAAGTTTTCAATGAACTCATTTGTGAGATTAAACCTGGCAATGCTGTAAGATTGTTTGATTCTAGTTGTAGAGTTTTCAGTGTTTTAAAATCTGCCATCTCATGTGGTATCTCTTTTAAATGGTTTCTTGACAACGATAAATCTGtgattttctttaattcaaAGAAAACTTTACCAATtctactaatattattaccatcGGCTTGAAAATCTTCCAAATCTGATAACAATCCAATTTCATCTGGTATACTATtaatcttattattattaatccaAAATATCCTAAGTGTCCGTATCTTATAAATATCAGGTGGTATctcttttattaaattatcatttaaatttaatttaacaatATATGTAAAATTTGTACATAATACAATTggtatttgttttaatgaaaattcttttaaattaatttcttttgaatgTGATTTTTGTGAttcttctaataattttgatgcTTTTGatcccttttttttaaaaaaatgaaaaaaaaaaaaaaaaaaatatatatatatatattgtaaatatttaaatttcttttttaaatatatatttttaaaaaaaaaagattttaattaaaatcttACCATGGTAAAGGGGTTgcaggtttttttttttttt
It includes:
- the gefAA gene encoding Ras guanine nucleotide exchange factor (Similar to LRR) codes for the protein MGSKASKLLEESQKSHSKEINLKEFSLKQIPIVLCTNFTYIVKLNLNDNLIKEIPPDIYKIRTLRIFWINNNKINSIPDEIGLLSDLEDFQADGNNISRIGKVFFELKKITDLSLSRNHLKEIPHEMADFKTLKTLQLESNNLTALPGLISQMSSLKTLNVGQNQIEYIFNDFSLSPSLTALTLFANRLTVLPDLFGRLSTLSNLNLRSNHLTSLPDSFSQLKSLTTLSLWDNGFQDFPLALCGCTSLTELSFSNNSLQSIPKEIKNLKNLRKFYLQYNQIEQLPMEMCYLVNLNHLLLHHNRLTMIPCQLAVLSKSLDSINLSGNPLPSKILQADQQSLMRILSADLIVRRDVCARTIQIHYKVWKKQFRFRNVVYTLIEHNKVQKNIIIANQTAKVIQSAIKIQRWYKSRRILNIWYELVSKVLLLLINNQISRSNSNSGLVKSNSAILIRNNSGILIKSNSNPLINSSNNNNNNNNNNHGTLSSHHSNSTSPLNGFKERINSQRNFIKEHKDIKELTDLESTISGGGGGGGITSYQDNSDEEDRKLKELKELKELKEINFLGEIDNDQNSSSGNLNSIDFKLEKQKSLKKLKIIGGRLGSLYGFEEPDIQDVNIIYQDGLIKAATVPKLIEHLCNFDYTENEFSRYFFSTYQSFIKPIELFQLLCVRYHIEPPIHASALELAQFKKTIKPRIQERVIDLMGYWVQNHLNNFQEDARLLRNFNQFITNTLMFEKETSAKRLIAIFNETKKKHIDNIQELIKLSQNAPKPILPLKTLDGSDFSLLDISSIEVARQMALIDQTLLSKISSTELLSKKWSKCTDETQKICPNILTMIGVFNQCSKWVSSEIVGEKSSKLRIKKLKYFIKIAQHCYDMQNFNGLMLIISGLSCSSVTRLRGTWGSLSSRHRDRFDQLERFVNMEGNFKQYRMLLAEIQTDTTPCIPFVGLYLMDLTFIDEGNPAYLNPEQTLVNFVKKRLEAHLILRFTAFKSVPYCFEPVAFIQNILLDSTPMLEKELYDKSIAIEKRHIRKITKKENRDKNKLTTSSVGDLTTLVNPKLKDTLSNSSAGAAGRQLSISHDPSIELNERKLKRNDTLNSSSPPNFLSTQSHSSPTLSSSSSVVASNNNGNGTTVSYISKDGNSNGISGSITPISPRPKIHVPLLDFSVSMSLSRNTSPLGSPTTSPRQNLFNNSNFNRLNNIGSQSDRSHHQLNQTNNNTTTTTTTTTNTNTTTTALNNSNSNNNNNNNNNNNNNNNNNNNNNNNNNNNNNNNNISNNRMEIGGQLKASVSNPYISNLSNSGNNIKTSVSNPSTTFNTPSSSKKSSTQNTMSASSSFSSNLSSRESSTRNSPRAIGNSNGGLFDNIPIQPNF